The following coding sequences are from one Bufo bufo chromosome 2, aBufBuf1.1, whole genome shotgun sequence window:
- the LOC120991096 gene encoding vomeronasal type-2 receptor 26-like: MARPTIHTCCYDCVPCSEGEISNITDSDSCIKCQSDEWPNEKRDRCRPKVVEFISYQNDTIASVFSCVSVFGCLVTGFIFGIFISHRDTPIVKANNRNLSYLLLVSIILSFLSVFLFLGRPNDVTCRLRETSFGIFFSVAVSSLLAKTVMDLDTDSYPGKIIIQCNEGSDIWFYSMLGYLGFLAAVSLVLAFMVRTLPDSFNEAKYITFSMLVFCSVWISMIPAYLSTRGKNMVAVEIFAVMASSAGLLSCVFFPKCFIILFKSEMNRKADLLGKRMN; encoded by the exons ATTCTGACAGCTGCATTAAATGCCAAAGTGATGAATGGCCTAATGAGAAGAGAGACCGATGCCGGCCCAAAGTAGTGGAATTCATCTCTTACCAGAATGACACCattgcttctgtcttctcctgtgTCTCGGTCTTCGGATGTCTTGTGACCGGCTTCATATTTGGAATATTCATTTCCCATCGAGACACTCCTATTGTTAAAGCCAATAACAGGAACCTGAGTTATCTCCTCCTGGTCTCCATCATCCTCAGCTTCCTCTCTGTCTTCTTGTTTCTGGGTCGTCCCAATGATGTGACTTGTAGATTACGTGAAACCAGTTTTGGAATCTTCTTCTCAGTAGCCGTCTCTTCACTTCTCGCCAAGACTGTGATG GACCTGGACACTGACTCTTATCCTGGGAAGATCATCATTCAGTGTAATGAAGGCTCAGATATCTGGTTCTACTCCATGTTGGGTTATCTGGGGTTCCTGGCAGCTGTGAGCCTTGTTCTGGCTTTCATGGTGAGGACATTACCGGACAGTTTTAATGAGGCCAAGTAcatcaccttcagcatgctggtgTTCTGCAGCGTCTGGATCTCCATGATCCCGGCTTATCTGAGCACTAGGGGAAAGAACATGGTGGCTGTGGAGATATTTGCAGTAATGGCTTCCAGTGCTGGACTTTTAAGttgtgtatttttcccaaaatgttttattattttgtttaaatCTGAAATGAACAGAAAAGCTGACCTGCTGGGGAAAAGAATGAACTGA